AAAAAGCAAAACTCCACTTCAACCTGGTGACGTTTATTTATAATCCCTGTAAATTAGCAGTTGATCGAATGAATGTGTTATTACAAACACAACAATCAGTAGCATAATTTTAAAAAACGTAAGTTTTGATATAGGAGCAGTCTAAGAACTTATAACTTAAAATATTTGATTGAGCGTAGTGTATCAGTTAATCTTTATATAAGAAGAAACACTTTGCGTTCTTGTGTATTTTCAGTAGAGGACAACTGAATGAAAACATAAAACATTATCGCTTATTACGAGTTTTGAGTGAAGGAGTGAAAATATGTTTAACAGAAAATTGTTAGCAGCTTTTGTAACAGCGATCATATGTTACTTTATCGTACCTTTTTTCTTTAACGATTTTACGAACTCTTATTTCGCAATCGGGCTTGGTGTAAGTATAATTTCAGTTCCAATACTATTTACTATTGGAATTTTAGCATCCATCGTGATTGAATTACGAACTAAACATATTTTACTTTCTTATATGAAACATTTTGGCTGTGGATTAATTTGTGTTTGTGTGCTTTTACTGTTAACAGAATGGGATATAGAATTATTTTCCATTTACACAGGAGTGGCATTTGTTTATGTTACCGTTTTTTTTATTAGTGATCATATGATTAAGTAAGTTTGTCAACTGAACATAGTGTTTGTTGGTATGGTAGATGGTCGTAAACAGAAAGTCTCTGAAGATATTTATAAAGTATTAGAGGAATTAGCGATGCGACAGTCTATTGTTATTGATGGTGGTTATGGAGCGCAATAGTATCCCAAATAAAAATTATATTTTAATAAAGAATCCATTTTGATTAAACTCTAAATGGATTTTTTTGATACTTTTTGGGGTAGTTCTCCTAATTTAAATGGACTTAAACTAATGAGGAAGTTTAGTTAGAGAACGATGTTACGATATCGTCACAATTGTTACAAAAAATATAAATTACCAAAATTACAACACCCTGTAATTGCTATAGAAGCGCATTCAACATTTTTATTTCTGTGTAGTATATTGGTATTAAAAAGATGATTAACGTTCTAAATCAAGTAAAACATGCTATTTAAATGCTATTTAGCAGTTGGTATTCCCTATTAAATTCTACAATTTAAATGCAATTTAACGTGTTGTAACAAGATCTATGTAAGGTATTGGTAAAATATAGGTAGGGCTATTTAAGGAGGTAATCAGGGTGGAGAGGAGAATATTAGATTATGAAAATTTATTAGAAATGTTAGATGATTTATTAAGAGAACGAAAGGAATTTTGGGAAAATTTTTATAAAGATAGAAAAAAGATATTCCGCTTTTTAAGGTTAAAGGACTTGATGATAACTTGGAAGAATATTTTAGTAAAGGACTTTCTCCTAAAAGGGTTTTAGAATTAGGTTGTGGCCCAGGTAGAAATTCCATTTATATGGCTAAGCAAGGCTGTAGTGTAAGTGCATTAGATATATCTGAAAAAGCGATTATTAGGGTAAAAGAAAGGGAGAAGGACTAAATATAAATTTTCATTGTGTTTCTCTTTTTGATTTTGAAATAATGTAAATAAATCAGTCGCCAAATTTTTGGAGTGGCTTTCACTTTTAACACATAAAGTACAGCTCGATTCTATAGGGTAAGGATTTCAACGAACATCACGAGTCAAATATATGATTAATGAAGCGGCAACAATAGAAAATGCAAAATATCATGCCGAACAAGCAGGGATCCAAAAAGGAATACAAGTAAGTATGGAAGCCATTGCGAAGAAGATGATTGGAGTTAACAAACTTAACGGTGGAAGAAATTCAATTGTTGCAACAAGATGTAAAGTGAATATAAAAAGCTCAAATAACTAGTAGGGACTGACCCCGATATATAAGACACTAAACAAAAAAGCATTACCCAACCCGTTGTCGGTATTGAACCGGCGACAGGTTGTTTAGTTTCGTTTGAATTCGGTTATTGTTATAATAGTTTATATAGTCTTTGACAGTTTGTTCTACGATGGCCGTCGTAGTACTGTTCAAATTGTCTAAGTAGAATGTTTCAGACTTTAACACAGAATGAAACGATTAGATTGGGGCATTATCAGCGGGCGTACCTTTACGGGACATGCTCATGGTAATGCCTTTTGCTTTTACGGCCTGTTGATAACCATACGATGTGTATACCGCCCCTTGGTCACTGTGCAACGTACACCCTTCGGGCAAATGATGAAGTTGAGCTAATGTATCCAGCACAAAATCAGTATCTTGGCAGTCTCCAATCGAATAGGCAATAATTTCACCATTATATAAATCTTGAATACTTGAAAGATACAACTGTTTTTGACCAAATGGCAAGTAAGTAATATCAGTTACGAGCTTCTGTAACGGTGCGGTGGCTTCAAAATCGCGATTTAATAAATTTGCTGCGATTGCATAAGGTTGTCCTGTTCGTTTCCGTTTTTTCACTTTCACGCGACATTGCCAACCATATTTTTGCATAATACGTTGAACCACTTTATGATTGACGCACATTTCTTGACGTAAGAGTGCTGTAATTTTTCTGTAGCCATAGCGAAATTTATTTGTACGACAGAGTTCACCGATACGTCTCTCTATTGTTTGACGAGACCTTGCATCGGTTGATGCCTGTTTCCAACGATAGTAGGTAGATCGTGCAATCCCAAAATGTTTACAAATGTCCTTTACAGACATTATGCTTCTTAGTGACGCAACTAATTGTACTGCTACTTCTCCAACCACTTCCTCTCCAATTCTGCGTACTTTTTTAGCACCTCAATTTGTTGCTTTAAATAACGGTTTTCCAATGCTAATTTCGTTTGTTCATTGTCCGGTTCAGGACCCTTATTAAAGATATATTGTTTGCCTACAGGTTGTTTCAAACGATTGACTTCACCATTTCTATACCAACGCACCCATGTTTCGACCTGTGTTTTATGGCGTATATTTAATTCCAATAGAATCTGTTTGACAGGTACACCTGCTAATCGCATCTTAATCGCTTTCATTTTTACTTCATAGGGATAACTCACTCTTGTTCCCATAGAAAAAACACCTCCAAATTGAAATTTAAGTATCTATACCCGAATTTCAATCGAAGATGCTTTTTTTATTTGTCTATACCTATTGGGGTCAGTTCCGTAAGTTATTTGAGCTTTTTATATTCAGTGAAAACCTTCCTGAGAGAAGATGAACTTGCGCAATAATACTAGTGATCGTTCTTACTCACTTTATAGGATATAATTTTAGCAGTAAAACATGTTTTTATGCAGAATCATTATTTTTTATGAAAAAATAACTATAATTTTTTTCACTATTACTCTATTATTTGTAATAGTATTTCTCTTTTTAAAAAAACTTGACTAAACAAATAGGAATTAAGATAATAACTAAGTAGTTTTAATTATTATATAAATAAAATTAATCTGATAAAGTGAGGAACATAATGTTTGCAGCGATTAATGGAACGAAAATTTATTTTGATGTAGAAGGTTCAGGGTATATTCCACTAGGACCAAAAATGGTGAAAAAACCAATACTTTTTGCAGTACATGGTGGTCCAGGTAGTGATCACTCCGATTTTAAGCCGTGGTTAACGCCATTAGCCGAATACTACCAAATTGTTTATTTAGATCAAAGATGCAATGGTCAATCAGAGCGTATCGATGTGACGACAGCAACATTTGAACAGTTAGCGGATGATATTGAAGCGTTACGTAATTATTTAGGCTTAGATAAAATTGCTGTACTAGGTCATTCTTTTGGTGGAATGATTGCCCAAGTATATGCTACGCGCTACCCACAATCGGTAAGTAAGTTATTACTAGTTAACACTGCACCAAGCTATGATTTCTATAAAGAAGCTAAAGCGTTTGCGCAACGTATTGGAACGGAACAACAAGTTCAAACTATTCCAGAGTTATTTGAAGGAAACATTCGTGATGACAATCATTTAATCCAATGGTGGGATATTTGCTGGGATTTATATTGGTACGATTATCAAGAAGAACTAGGTGGTGATACAGGAAGCCGTCCAATTGGATCTTTAGAAATTACAAATTATACATTCAAATATTTAATGCCACAATACGATGTGCGCGCACAAATTGCCAATCTTGAAATACCTACTTTGATTGTAGCAGGTCGTCACGATTGGATTACGCCATTAACACAGTCAGAAGTAATGCATTCATTAATTAAAAATTCACAGTTGGCTGTATTTGAAAAGAGTGGTCATATGCCATTTATCGAAGAGCATAAAGACTTCTTAAACGTTGTACGTGAATTTTTATTAAAGGACTGAGGCAAATATGTATACCGAACAATTACAAGCCTGGCATAAGCAACGCCATATAGACGTAACGGGTGCACAAGGTGATTTAACTTTAATCGCAATGCATGAGTTAACGAGTGAAAGTGAACCAACAGTGAAACAAATTGCTGGAAGCTGGAAGCCGACAAGTCCATCCGAACTAGGGCTTACATTAACGGCAACTGCTGAAGACCAATTATTCATTAACGGCGTGCTAGTGGAAGGTGAGGTGCATATAATTGCGGATGAAACAATCGTGCAAACGCGGAATGGCATCTCTGCAATGGCAACTAGTCAGCCTGGCTCTATGCATTTATTAGCCATTTGGGATGAAAACAGCCCTGCACTGCAAACGTTTAGCCATATTGCTGCATACGAAATGAATAAACAAGCAATTTATAACGGAAAGCTTATAAAAGATGATGCCATGATTGAATTTTCTCATACGGGTGATGCTCATCGTGCAGCGCGTAGCCATGCTTCAATAGGGGTCATTGAAGTGGAAATTGGCGGAGTACATTATAGGCTTCGACCATTTCAATCTGGGCGATATTCAATTATTATTTTCCGAGATGCAACAAGCGGTAACGAAACATATAGTATGGGTCGTATGTTAGTCATCGAACAATTAGACGATGAAACGGTACTTCTTGATTTTAATAAAGCCTTTTTACCGCCATGCGCATTTTCATCTTATTTTAACTGTCCGATGCCTCCTTTAAGTAATCGTATACAAAGTAAGATTGAAGCGGGCGAAAAGCAAATCATTTCATTACATTCATAATGAAGCACCTAATTTAGAGAAATAGGAGAAATAACAATGTTCAAAAACTCGAAAAATTTTATGTTAGCGTTATTAACAATGGCAGTACTAGTGGTTTTAGCAGCATGTGGTAACGATGAACCTTCTTCTAAGGGAAAAAGCAGTGATAAAAATGTTGTCAATATCGGTGTTACGTACCCAGCTAGTAACATTAATCCATTACAACCAAGTGGATTAGTTTCTACTTATGTTTCAAATCTATTATTTTTACCATTAGTTGATTTAGATTCAAAATTAAACTATCAGCCAATGTTAGCTGATTCTATTACAACACAAGATAATCAAACATTTACAATTAACTTAAACAAAGAAGCAAAATGGACAGATGGTACAGATATTACAACAGATGACGTAATTTACACATTGCAATTAATGGCAAATCCTGTCGTAGCGTCAAATTATGCGTACATGTTTGCTATTGTGGAAGGTTTAGATGATAGCGGTTATTTACCACAAGGTTCGAGTTCTATTTCTGGCGTGATAAAAGTAGATGGAGATACAATTCAAATTAAAACAAAAAAACCAACAACGTTATCGATTTTCCAAGATACAGTAGGGCGTTATTTATTAACATTACCAAAGGCACAACTTGAAAAAATTGCAGTGGAAGAGCTAAATGCAAGTGATTTCATGCAAAATCCAACCGTTACATCTGGTCCATTCATCATTTCAAAAATGGATCGTTCACATTATGTAGAAATGGTACCCAATAAAAATTACTTCAAAGGTGCTTCTTCTTTAGATCAATTAAACTTTAAGGTATTACAAGGAAATCAAATTGCTGCTCAATTAAAAAGCGGTGAAATTGATATGAACATACCGTCCGCAGGTGTTATTCCGGTATCAGATTATGCAAATGTGCAAGGTTTAAATACATTAACAACGGCTTATGGTGAACCATTAGCTACACAATATATGTATATTAATGAAAATGTTGTAGCGGATGCCAAGCAACGTCAAGCCATTTCATATGCGATGAACCGTCAATTAATTATTGATAATCTATTAAAAGGTGCGGGTGAAGTAACAGATGGCTTCTTCCCAAGCAACAGCCCATACTTAAATGAAGAAGTTAAACCTGTTGAGTATGATTTAGAAAAAGCCAAACAATTATTAGCTGAGTCTGGATGGGATTCAAGCAAAAAGTTGAAATTAGCTGTGTTATCAGGTGATGCAACATTAGAGCAGGCTGCAAACATCATCGTAGAAAACTTACGTGAAGCAGGTATTACAGCTGAAATCCAAATGATGGATTTCGGAACGATTATTGATGAAATTGTAAGTCAGAAATATGATTTAGCGATTTTAACAGTATCTATTACACCGATTAATCCACTTCCTGATATTTCTTACTTCTTAGGGGAAGGCAATCCAAACGCTTATCACAATGCACGTGTGAATGAAATTTTAGCTGCATTAGCGACTGAAGTAGATGAAGTGAAAATAAAAGCGTTGTATGGTGAATTACAAGAAATAACAAAACAAGAAGTACCAATGCCTTCCATTTATGCAACAACAGCATTAGGAGCAGTAAATAAACGTGTTAAAGGCGCTACACCAAGCGACTTCGGTATGTTTATTAACGTACATGAGTGGACTGTTAAATAGAGAGATAGGACGTGTTTATATGGAGAGTTTGCTGAGCGTAAAACAGCTGAAAACGGCTTTCGAAACTGAATATGGAAAAGTAGTCAGTGTCGACGATGTAAGCTTTGATGTGAAAAAAGGCGAAACATTGGCGATTGTAGGAGAGTCGGGAAGCGGGAAGAGCGTAACGGCACTTTCTATTATGCGTCTATTAGGGAAGCGCGGTTCAATTGTGCAAGGTGAAATTAAATTAGAAGGTAAAAACTTAACAGCACTTTCTGATAAAGAGTTTCAACCGTTACGTGGGAATGAAGTTTCAATGATTTTCCAAGAGCCAATGACCGCCTTAAATCCTGTTTTTACAATTGGTCATCAGCTAGTAGAGACCATTTTACTCCATACAGATGTCGATAAAAAGGAAGCAAAAGCAATTGCGCAAAATATGTTAGATAAAGTGGGTATTCCTAATGCTACACGTGTGATGAAGCAATTCCCATTTTCATTATCAGGTGGAATGCGTCAACGTGTCATGATTGCCATCGCCTTAGTATGTAAACCAAAACTATTAATTGCGGATGAACCAACAACAGCACTTGATGTCACGGTACAAGCGCAAATTATGCGCGTAATGAATGATTTATGTACGGAGTTACAAACAGCTGTCTTACTTATTACCCATGATTTAGGTGTTGTTGCAGAAATGGCAGATCGTGTCATCGTTATGTATGCAGGGCAAGTTGTCGAAGAAGCTGATGTTTTTACATTATTTGAGCGACCATTACACCCGTATACACTGGGCCTAATGGATTCTATTCCATCCATGGATTTTGACGGTAAACAATTGAAGGCAATACCAGGGACGATACCGGGACGGTACCAAAATATTGTAGGTTGTCGTTTTGCAAATCGTTGCACTTTTGCAACAGCGCAATGTAAAAAACA
This genomic interval from Lysinibacillus sphaericus contains the following:
- a CDS encoding alpha/beta fold hydrolase, encoding MFAAINGTKIYFDVEGSGYIPLGPKMVKKPILFAVHGGPGSDHSDFKPWLTPLAEYYQIVYLDQRCNGQSERIDVTTATFEQLADDIEALRNYLGLDKIAVLGHSFGGMIAQVYATRYPQSVSKLLLVNTAPSYDFYKEAKAFAQRIGTEQQVQTIPELFEGNIRDDNHLIQWWDICWDLYWYDYQEELGGDTGSRPIGSLEITNYTFKYLMPQYDVRAQIANLEIPTLIVAGRHDWITPLTQSEVMHSLIKNSQLAVFEKSGHMPFIEEHKDFLNVVREFLLKD
- a CDS encoding ABC transporter ATP-binding protein produces the protein MESLLSVKQLKTAFETEYGKVVSVDDVSFDVKKGETLAIVGESGSGKSVTALSIMRLLGKRGSIVQGEIKLEGKNLTALSDKEFQPLRGNEVSMIFQEPMTALNPVFTIGHQLVETILLHTDVDKKEAKAIAQNMLDKVGIPNATRVMKQFPFSLSGGMRQRVMIAIALVCKPKLLIADEPTTALDVTVQAQIMRVMNDLCTELQTAVLLITHDLGVVAEMADRVIVMYAGQVVEEADVFTLFERPLHPYTLGLMDSIPSMDFDGKQLKAIPGTIPGRYQNIVGCRFANRCTFATAQCKKQQPPLIEVDSGHKTRCFEWQKVLHKEGSSHDNQS
- a CDS encoding DUF1684 domain-containing protein, whose product is MYTEQLQAWHKQRHIDVTGAQGDLTLIAMHELTSESEPTVKQIAGSWKPTSPSELGLTLTATAEDQLFINGVLVEGEVHIIADETIVQTRNGISAMATSQPGSMHLLAIWDENSPALQTFSHIAAYEMNKQAIYNGKLIKDDAMIEFSHTGDAHRAARSHASIGVIEVEIGGVHYRLRPFQSGRYSIIIFRDATSGNETYSMGRMLVIEQLDDETVLLDFNKAFLPPCAFSSYFNCPMPPLSNRIQSKIEAGEKQIISLHS
- a CDS encoding class I SAM-dependent methyltransferase; translated protein: MEEYFSKGLSPKRVLELGCGPGRNSIYMAKQGCSVSALDISEKAIIRVKEREKD
- a CDS encoding ABC transporter substrate-binding protein, translating into MFKNSKNFMLALLTMAVLVVLAACGNDEPSSKGKSSDKNVVNIGVTYPASNINPLQPSGLVSTYVSNLLFLPLVDLDSKLNYQPMLADSITTQDNQTFTINLNKEAKWTDGTDITTDDVIYTLQLMANPVVASNYAYMFAIVEGLDDSGYLPQGSSSISGVIKVDGDTIQIKTKKPTTLSIFQDTVGRYLLTLPKAQLEKIAVEELNASDFMQNPTVTSGPFIISKMDRSHYVEMVPNKNYFKGASSLDQLNFKVLQGNQIAAQLKSGEIDMNIPSAGVIPVSDYANVQGLNTLTTAYGEPLATQYMYINENVVADAKQRQAISYAMNRQLIIDNLLKGAGEVTDGFFPSNSPYLNEEVKPVEYDLEKAKQLLAESGWDSSKKLKLAVLSGDATLEQAANIIVENLREAGITAEIQMMDFGTIIDEIVSQKYDLAILTVSITPINPLPDISYFLGEGNPNAYHNARVNEILAALATEVDEVKIKALYGELQEITKQEVPMPSIYATTALGAVNKRVKGATPSDFGMFINVHEWTVK